The Syntrophorhabdaceae bacterium genome segment GGTGCTGTAGAACGTGCCGAAGAGTGCTTTGACCTGAGGGTCAATCATTCGGTCGATAGAGAATTTCACGTCCTTGGCCGTGAGTACCGTTCCGTCATGGAATTTAACCCCCTTACGAAGCTTGAATTCCCAGGTGGTGTCATTGATCACTTTGTGGGAGAGGGCGAGGCGGGGCTGTGGTATCCCGTTCGCGTCGAAAAAGTACAGAGAGTCGAAGACCTGGACCGCGTAATTCTCGTCCGTGACGGAGTTATGACGCGCCGGGTCCAGGGAATTGACCTCTGCCCCCTGGCAGACCACGACCTCGTCTTTCGAAGCGTAACCCAGGGAACAAGCGAAGAGCAGTGCCATCCCCACTAAAACAACCAGAAAACCCTTTTTCATGGCTTCCTCCTTAATAATTGATTTGTCCTTCATAGCCTCATGTCTCAGACCAGAGCTTTCGCGCGAGGTCCCCATACATTACGAGCTTATCCTCGTTCACGTCCACTCCGATGCCCGGTTTCTGCGGCAAGGGTATTGTACCATTATTTACGACAAGAGGTTCCATAAGCAAATCGTCGGTAAAAACGTCGCTCCCCGGCATCTCAATTTCGGGGACGAGATTGGGGCAACTCGCTGCAAAATGAAGGGCCGCAGCGGTTCCAACGCCTGTCTCGATGCAACCTCCAAGGAAACAGGGTAGTCCGGCCGATTCGGCCGCATGAGCGATCTTGAGAGAATTGCTGATGCCGCCACATTTTGCGATCTTTATATTGATCACATCGGCTGCACCCGATCTTGCTACACGGTACACATCGTGGAGTCCCGTGATGCTTTCGTCTACCGCAATGGGGGTCGAGAAGGCCCGCGCGAGCTCGGCCAGACCATCAAAATCCCAATCAGGAAGAGGTTGTTCGATCCACTGGAGGTCGAAGGCCTCGAAGGCTTTACAGGCCTTCATGGCTTGAGCCCTATCGTATCCCTGGTTGCCGTCGACGCGAAGCCTTATCGCTGGTCCGGCGGTCTCGCGCACCACCCGCACCCGTTCGATGTCCTCCGATACATTGAGGCCCACCTTTATTTTGATGCATCCAAATCCCTTCTCCACCCAGAGTCTCGTCAAGGATTCGGCCTCGGCAACAGGCACAATATCGACCGCTGCCAACACTTCGATGGCTTGAGGGGTGGCCCCGCCCAGAAGACGCGTGAGCGGCAAACCCACTG includes the following:
- a CDS encoding dipeptide epimerase, with product MKIKSVEVFPAPLPLRKPFAIALGVMTHSPNVVVRIKTDEGVTGYGEASTWHVVYGYDQRSLVQAIKQYLTPAVIGMDPFDIEGIVKRMDSVLPKNRMAKAGVETACQDVRAKAVGLPLTRLLGGATPQAIEVLAAVDIVPVAEAESLTRLWVEKGFGCIKIKVGLNVSEDIERVRVVRETAGPAIRLRVDGNQGYDRAQAMKACKAFEAFDLQWIEQPLPDWDFDGLAELARAFSTPIAVDESITGLHDVYRVARSGAADVINIKIAKCGGISNSLKIAHAAESAGLPCFLGGCIETGVGTAAALHFAASCPNLVPEIEMPGSDVFTDDLLMEPLVVNNGTIPLPQKPGIGVDVNEDKLVMYGDLARKLWSET